The following are encoded together in the Citrus sinensis cultivar Valencia sweet orange chromosome 1, DVS_A1.0, whole genome shotgun sequence genome:
- the LOC102627153 gene encoding syntaxin-32, with translation MMMKLGPSSYRDRTQEFLSVVERLKKSVASANNAPSSSGSSNSSRAVTKPEDRKFAVAIQSEFNKRASKIGYGIHQTSQKLAKLAKLAKRTSVFDDPTFEIQELTAVIKQDITALNSAVVDLQLLCNSQNESGNISSDTTSHSTTVVDNLKNRLMGTTKEFKEVLTMRTENLKVHENRRQLFSSNASKESTNPFVRQRPLATRLDGGASTASPPPWANGSASSSRLFPSKQADGESLPLLQQQQGQQQQQMVPLQDSYMHSRAEALHNVESTIHELGNIFTQLATMVSQQGEIAIRIDENMDDTLANVEGAQSQLVRYLNSISSNRWLMLKIFFVLVVFLMIFLFFVA, from the exons atgatgatgaaattggGACCATCGTCATACCGAGATCGAACCCAAGAGTTTTTAAGCGTAGTGGAGAGGCTAAAGAAGTCGGTCGCATCGGCTAACAATGCGCCATCGTCAAGTGGCAGTAGTAATAGTAGTAGAGCCGTAACGAAGCCAGAGGATCGCAAATTTGCGGTGGCCATTCAATCGGAGTTCAACAAGAGAGCCTCGAAGATCGGCTATGGGATCCACCAGACATCTCAGAAGCTGGCTAAGCTTGCCAAAT TGGCAAAGCGAACATCAGTGTTTGATGACCCAACTTTCGAGATCCAGGAGCTTACGGCAGTGATAAAGCAAGATATCACTGCACTTAATTCAGCTGTAGTGGATCTCCAACTCCTCTGCAATTCCCAGAATGAAAGTGGAAATATTTCGAGTGACACCACAAGCCATTCAACTACAGTTGTAGATAACCTAAAGAATCGTTTGATGGGCACAACAAAAGAGTTCAAAGAAGTCCTCACCATGCGGACTGAG AACTTGAAGGTTCATGAGAATAGAAGGCAGCTGTTTTCTTCAAATGCCTCAAAAGAGTCGACAAATCCTTTTGTCCGCCAACGTCCTCTGGCTACCAGATTAGATGGTGGTGCATCAACAGCTTCTCCTCCTCCATGGGCTAATGGTTCTGCATCGTCATCTCGATTATTTCCAAG CAAGCAAGCAGATGGGGAATCTCTGCCATTGTTGCAGCAGCAGCAAGGTCAACAGCAACAGCAGATGGTTCCTCTGCAAGACAGTTATATGCATAGTAGAGCTGAAGCCCTTCATAACGTAGAGTCAACTATTCACGAGCTTGGCAACATCTTTACTCAACTAGCAACCATGGTTTCACAGCAAGGAGAGATTGCAATTAG GATTGATGAGAATATGGATGATACACTGGCAAACGTGGAAGGAGCACAAAGCCAATTGGTTAGGTATCTTAACAGTATATCATCCAACCGTTGGCTGAtgttaaagattttttttgtgCTGGTTGTTTTCCTCatgattttcttattttttgtggCGTAA
- the LOC102626884 gene encoding glucan endo-1,3-beta-glucosidase 8 gives MAQTRALEYDHFLVLFLVFVVFEVSSGDGVGVNWGTMSTHHLPADNVVQMLRENRFNKLKLFEADKKILDALIGSDIEVMLAIPNYMLLEMSEDPGAAASWVYANVSSYFYNGGVNIKYVAVGNEPFLRTYNDTYRYITLPALKNIQQALNDAGLGSKIKATVPFNADIYNSPESNPVPSAGGFRDEVKDLTIGIIQFLHLNNAPFTVNIYPFLSLYGNDYFPVDFAFFEGTNKPIRDGSLLYTNVFDANFDTLVWSLDKAGYPDMHIIVGEVGWPTDGDKNANIENAKKFSQGLLKHVLSGAGTPARKGTIDVYLFSLLDENAKSIAPGNFERHWGIFEYDGKPKYELDLSGKMKNKGLAPVEGVAYMPRRWCVLNPHADDFEELPDSIDYACSLSDCTALGYGSSCNHLTVEGNASYAFNMYYQMNSQESWNCDFSGLAMVTDEDPSDDHCQFPVMIAHGSSLLLRGGILDTLLAVVGQCIVFALLLC, from the exons ATGGCACAAACAAGAGCACTAGAATATGACCATTTCTTGgttctttttcttgtctttGTAGTGTTTGAGGTTTCTAGTGGCGATGGTGTTGGAGTGAATTGGGGCACCATGTCAACACACCATCTGCCAGCAGACAATGTTGTTCAAATGCTGAGAGAAAATAGATTTAATAAGTTGAAGCTGTTCGAGGCCGATAAGAAAATCCTAGATGCTCTCATTGGGTCCGATATTGAAGTGATGCTGGCAATACCCAATTACATGTTGCTAGAAATGAGTGAAGATCCTGGGGCTGCCGCTTCTTGGGTTTATGCCAATGTGTCTAGTTACTTCTATAATGGTGGTGTCAATATCAA GTATGTAGCTGTAGGTAATGAACCCTTCCTACGAACATACAACGACACTTATCGCTACATCACACTTCCAGCCCTCAAAAATATCCAGCAAGCTCTCAATGATGCTGGGCTCGGTTCCAAGATCAAAGCCACAGTTCCCTTTAATGCCGATATCTATAACTCCCCCGAATCAAACCCTGTTCCATCTGCTGGTGGTTTCCGAGATGAAGTTAAAGATCTTACAATAGGCATAATccaatttcttcatttaaatAATGCGCCTTTTACCGTCAATATCTATCCTTTCCTTAGTCTCTATGGCAACGATTACTTCCCCGTGGACTTTGCATTCTTTGAAGGAACAAACAAGCCCATTAGGGATGGCAGTTTGCTCTACACCAATGTGTTTGATGCAAATTTCGACACCCTTGTTTGGTCATTGGATAAAGCCGGATACCCTGACATGCACATCATAGTTGGAGAAGTTGGTTGGCCTACTGATGGTGATAAAAATGCCAACATCGAaaatgcaaagaaattcaGCCAGGGATTGCTTAAACATGTTCTAAGTGGAGCTGGAACCCCAGCAAGAAAAGGTACTATCGACGTTTACTTATTCAGCCTGCTGGATGAGAATGCTAAGAGCATTGCTCCTGGGAACTTCGAGAGACACTGGGGGATTTTCGAGTACGATGGGAAGCCAAAATACGAATTGGATTTATCGGGCAAGATGAAAAACAAAGGCCTAGCTCCAGTGGAAGGTGTGGCATACATGCCCAGAAGATGGTGTGTGCTAAACCCACATGCGGATGATTTTGAGGAATTGCCAGATAGCATAGACTATGCTTGTAGTCTCTCGGATTGCACTGCATTGGGCTATGGCTCTTCTTGCAATCATCTAACTGTTGAGGGAAATGCTTCTTATGCTTTCAACATGTACTATCAAATGAATAGCCAAGAATCTTGGAACTGTGATTTCTCTGGTTTGGCCATGGTTACAGATGAGGATCCATCTGATGATCATTGCCAGTTCCCTGTCATGATTGCTCATGGTTCTTCATTGCTGCTGAGAGGAGGAATTTTGGATACACTGCTCGCAGTTGTTGGTCAATGTATAGTTTTTGCCCTTCTGTTATGTTAA
- the LOC102626493 gene encoding tRNA (guanine(37)-N1)-methyltransferase 2 isoform X1 translates to MLDESKFDVHLKLWALRIPREHCKVASKILNGYLINRARVKPITEDPTCQENRYVILSENVQSSDLSDIPRQKLDELNKLCKIEVVSYPMTLGYSYWDADYVLKQILPPGVEVPTSFETIGHIAHLNIHDELLPFKDVIAKVIYDKNYPRIKTVVNKVGTIANEFRVPEFEILAGEDNMVTEVKQYGATFKLDYSLVYWNSRLEHEHLRIISQFRPGETICDMFAGIGPFAIPAAQKGCIVFANDLNPDSVHYLKINAKVNKVDNYVRAYNMDAREFIRQLMTAPAGEINSESDVFNLKACGNSGIQANKKTGIENVGLDVQDKEVAGNITSNSEGLQNYCRNADASVTATKRPSDGCLEENGTTNSASGRKGKTSKRMKGSELPNTKTWEHVDHIIMNLPASALKFLDAFRGLIQRQYWKGSLPWIHCYCFIRANETEELIISEAESALNACIQDPIFHKVRNVAPNKAMFCLSFRLPEACFSAKITQSVQSAGEAMSST, encoded by the exons ATGTTGGACGAAAGCAAGTTTGATGTGCACCTGAAATTATGGGCTCTCAGAATTCCGCGCGAACACTGTAAGGTTGCATCGAAGATACTAAACGG ATATTTGATTAACAGGGCCCGTGTTAAACCGATTACTGAGGACCCCACATGTCAAGAAAACCGATATGTAATTTTATCGGAAAATGTTCAGAGCTCTG ACTTATCAGATATTCCCCGGCAAAAACTTGATGAGCTGAATAAACTATGCAAGATTGAAGTAGTTTCCTATCCGATGACGCTTGGATATTCCTATTGGGATGCCG ATTATGTACTGAAGCAGATTCTGCCACCTGGTGTGGAGGTACCTACATCTTTTGAAACCATAG GTCATATTGCTCATCTTAACATACACGATGAACTACTTCCTTTCAAGGATGTTATTGCAAAGGTCATTTATGAT AAAAATTATCCAAGAATCAAAACTGTAGTTAATAAAGTTGGAACAATTGCAAATGAGTTTCGAGTTCCGGAGTTTGAAATTTTAGCTGGTGAGGATAATATGGTTACAGAAGTGAAGCAGTATGGGGCAACATTCAAACTAGATTACAGTTTGGTCTATTGGAATTCAAGATTGGAACATGAACACCTGAGAATTATATCTCAGTTTCGGCCTGGGGAGACCATTTGCGACATGTTTGCTGGTATTGGCCCCTTTGCTATTCCTGCGGCTCAGAAGGGGTGCATCGTGTTTGCTAATGATCTAAATCCAGATAGTGTTCATTATTTGAAGATTAATGCAAAAGTCAACAAGGTTGATAATTATGTTCGTGCCTATAATATGGATGCCAGGGAATTTATTCGTCAATTGATGACAGCACCAGCTGGCGAAATTAACTCCGAATCTGATGTTTTCAATCTAAAAGCTTGTGGAAACTCTGGTATACAGGCCAACAAAAAAACAGGGATAGAAAATGTTGGGCTTGATG TCCAGGATAAAGAAGTTGCTGGTAATATCACTAGCAACTCGGAgggtttacaaaattattgtaGAAATGCAGATGCATCTGTAACTGCAACTAAGAGGCCTTCAGATGGTTGCTTGGAAG AAAATGGAACTACTAACAGTGCTAGTGGGAGGAAGGGAAAGACAAGTAAGAGGATGAAAGGCTCTGAGTTGCCCAATACTAAGACCTGGGAGCATGTTGATCATATAATAATGAACCTTCCAGCTTCTGCCCTAAAGTTTCTAG ATGCATTTAGGGGCCTTATCCAAAGGCAATATTGGAAAGGTTCTTTACCTTGGATTCATTGCTATTGCTTCATACGGGCAAATGAAACTGAAGAATTGATAATTTCA gAGGCAGAGTCTGCCTTAAATGCCTGCATACAAGACCCTATATTTCACAAGGTCAGGAATGTTGCTCCAAACAAG GCAATGTTTTGCTTAAGCTTTAGGCTGCCGGAAGCATGCTTCAGTGCAAAGATCACTCAGAGTGTCCAATCGGCCGGTGAAGCAATGAGTTCGACATGA
- the LOC102626493 gene encoding tRNA (guanine(37)-N1)-methyltransferase 2 isoform X2, translating into MTLGYSYWDADYVLKQILPPGVEVPTSFETIGHIAHLNIHDELLPFKDVIAKVIYDKNYPRIKTVVNKVGTIANEFRVPEFEILAGEDNMVTEVKQYGATFKLDYSLVYWNSRLEHEHLRIISQFRPGETICDMFAGIGPFAIPAAQKGCIVFANDLNPDSVHYLKINAKVNKVDNYVRAYNMDAREFIRQLMTAPAGEINSESDVFNLKACGNSGIQANKKTGIENVGLDVQDKEVAGNITSNSEGLQNYCRNADASVTATKRPSDGCLEENGTTNSASGRKGKTSKRMKGSELPNTKTWEHVDHIIMNLPASALKFLDAFRGLIQRQYWKGSLPWIHCYCFIRANETEELIISEAESALNACIQDPIFHKVRNVAPNKAMFCLSFRLPEACFSAKITQSVQSAGEAMSST; encoded by the exons ATGACGCTTGGATATTCCTATTGGGATGCCG ATTATGTACTGAAGCAGATTCTGCCACCTGGTGTGGAGGTACCTACATCTTTTGAAACCATAG GTCATATTGCTCATCTTAACATACACGATGAACTACTTCCTTTCAAGGATGTTATTGCAAAGGTCATTTATGAT AAAAATTATCCAAGAATCAAAACTGTAGTTAATAAAGTTGGAACAATTGCAAATGAGTTTCGAGTTCCGGAGTTTGAAATTTTAGCTGGTGAGGATAATATGGTTACAGAAGTGAAGCAGTATGGGGCAACATTCAAACTAGATTACAGTTTGGTCTATTGGAATTCAAGATTGGAACATGAACACCTGAGAATTATATCTCAGTTTCGGCCTGGGGAGACCATTTGCGACATGTTTGCTGGTATTGGCCCCTTTGCTATTCCTGCGGCTCAGAAGGGGTGCATCGTGTTTGCTAATGATCTAAATCCAGATAGTGTTCATTATTTGAAGATTAATGCAAAAGTCAACAAGGTTGATAATTATGTTCGTGCCTATAATATGGATGCCAGGGAATTTATTCGTCAATTGATGACAGCACCAGCTGGCGAAATTAACTCCGAATCTGATGTTTTCAATCTAAAAGCTTGTGGAAACTCTGGTATACAGGCCAACAAAAAAACAGGGATAGAAAATGTTGGGCTTGATG TCCAGGATAAAGAAGTTGCTGGTAATATCACTAGCAACTCGGAgggtttacaaaattattgtaGAAATGCAGATGCATCTGTAACTGCAACTAAGAGGCCTTCAGATGGTTGCTTGGAAG AAAATGGAACTACTAACAGTGCTAGTGGGAGGAAGGGAAAGACAAGTAAGAGGATGAAAGGCTCTGAGTTGCCCAATACTAAGACCTGGGAGCATGTTGATCATATAATAATGAACCTTCCAGCTTCTGCCCTAAAGTTTCTAG ATGCATTTAGGGGCCTTATCCAAAGGCAATATTGGAAAGGTTCTTTACCTTGGATTCATTGCTATTGCTTCATACGGGCAAATGAAACTGAAGAATTGATAATTTCA gAGGCAGAGTCTGCCTTAAATGCCTGCATACAAGACCCTATATTTCACAAGGTCAGGAATGTTGCTCCAAACAAG GCAATGTTTTGCTTAAGCTTTAGGCTGCCGGAAGCATGCTTCAGTGCAAAGATCACTCAGAGTGTCCAATCGGCCGGTGAAGCAATGAGTTCGACATGA
- the LOC107177969 gene encoding uncharacterized protein LOC107177969, with protein sequence MKLHGVIGDRPELVIISDRCTAIRRAVLKVFHNATHGVCFYHVKGNIKSQFRMSKALWDEFEPAFINAAKAYGHEEFKRQLEGLWMIHSSTADYLENNVCTCNWARSQFEGKRYNILTTKIAESVNAFMREPRKFPVTHFVDHFRKTLQQWFYDRKIMAESMTTRLTTWADEIVTERRTIAERMIVRPMSPYRFQVIGGGLKEGLVDLQKRTCFCRVFQLDQLVCAHAIAACLTHRVDFINLCLDFYTTESLAMTYAQPVEPVGDVADWEVPDEIQEMQVYPPVEAPPPGRRKELRIPSAGEDVDRRTIRCGRCHELGHNRKRCKNPIASTRS encoded by the coding sequence ATGAAGTTACACGGAGTGATTGGTGATAGACCTGAGTTGGTAATTATCTCTGATCGATGCACTGCCATAAGGAGAGCTGTTCTTAAAGTATTTCACAATGCAACtcatggcgtttgtttttaccaCGTCAAAGGTAACATTAAGTCACAATTTAGAATGTCCAAAGCTCTTTGGGATGAATTTGAGCCTGCCTTTATTAATGCAGCAAAAGCATATGGCCACGAGGAATTTAAGAGACAACTTGAAGGGTTATGGATGATCCACTCGAGTACGGCTGATTACCTAGAAAATAATGTCTGTACGTGTAATTGGGCAAGGTCTCAGTTTGAAGGTAAGAGGTACAACATTCTTACCACCAAGATCGCGGAGAGTGTTAATGCTTTCATGAGGGAGCCTCGAAAATTTCCTGTTACTCATTTTGTTGATCACTTTAGGAAAACATTGCagcaatggttttatgatagaaaaattatgGCTGAATCAATGACTACTCGGCTAACAACATGGGCGGATGAAATAGTCACTGAGAGGAGAACTATAGCTGAAAGAATGATAGTTCGGCCGATGTCTCCGTATCGCTTTCAAGTTATAGGCGGTGGGCTTAAGGAAGGGTTGGTTGACTTGCAAAAGAGAACTTGCTTCTGCAGAGTGTTTCAGCTTGATCAGCTTGTGTGTGCTCATGCAATTGCGGCGTGTCTAACACACCGGGTGGATTTTATTAACCTTTGCTTGGACTTTTACACTACAGAATCGTTGGCGATGACTTATGCACAACCAGTGGAGCCAGTTGGTGATGTGGCTGATTGGGAAGTTCCAGATGAAATTCAGGAGATGCAAGTATACCCACCAGTTGAGGCACCACCACCTGGCCGTCGTAAAGAGCTCAGAATACCCTCGGCTGGCGAGGACGTTGACCGGCGGACTATAAGATGCGGCCGGTGTCATGAACTAGGCCATAATCGTAAGCGATGTAAGAATCCTATTGCGTCGACTCGAAGTTAG